From Candidatus Cloacimonadota bacterium, one genomic window encodes:
- the rpsJ gene encoding 30S ribosomal protein S10: MNKIRIKLKAYDHFLLDKSVVEIIRNTKGTGAKIIGPIPLPTRKKIYTVLRSPHVDSKSREQFEMRTYKRLVDIENVTPKTTDAIKNLNIPAGVHIEIKA, translated from the coding sequence ATGAACAAAATTAGAATTAAATTAAAAGCGTATGACCATTTCCTTCTGGACAAATCTGTAGTTGAAATTATTCGTAACACCAAAGGGACAGGTGCAAAAATTATTGGTCCTATCCCACTTCCAACCAGAAAAAAAATTTATACTGTTCTTCGTTCCCCGCATGTGGATAGCAAGTCGCGGGAGCAGTTTGAAATGAGAACATATAAACGGTTGGTTGATATTGAAAATGTAACCCCCAAAACAACTGATGCTATCAAAAATCTTAATATCCCTGCTGGTGTTCATATTGAGATAAAGGCATAA
- the rplC gene encoding 50S ribosomal protein L3 produces MLGLIGKKIGMTRVFSENGKSINVTVIQAGPCVVTQKRNVENEGYSAIQMGFSETKEKRIKKPQIGQFKKNGLKYYKYLKEFRLSDEELNAYDIGSEIDVNIFKENENVNVTGTSKGRGFAGVIKRHGFHGKIATHGTHESFRGTGSVGQCATPARIFKGKKMPGHMGNAKVTVQNLQIIRIDKEKNILLVKGAVPGHRNTLLTIKKK; encoded by the coding sequence ATGTTAGGATTGATCGGAAAAAAAATTGGAATGACGAGAGTTTTCTCTGAAAACGGAAAATCTATCAATGTTACTGTAATTCAGGCTGGACCTTGTGTTGTTACCCAAAAAAGGAATGTTGAGAATGAGGGATATTCTGCTATTCAGATGGGTTTTAGTGAAACTAAAGAAAAACGTATCAAGAAACCGCAAATCGGACAATTTAAGAAAAATGGATTAAAATATTATAAATATTTAAAAGAATTTAGACTTAGTGATGAAGAATTGAATGCCTATGACATTGGTTCTGAAATTGATGTGAATATCTTCAAAGAAAATGAAAATGTAAATGTAACCGGTACATCAAAAGGTCGTGGGTTTGCCGGTGTGATAAAAAGGCATGGTTTTCATGGAAAAATTGCGACACATGGTACGCATGAATCATTTCGTGGAACAGGTTCGGTAGGACAGTGCGCCACCCCTGCAAGAATTTTTAAAGGAAAAAAAATGCCAGGACATATGGGTAATGCAAAAGTTACTGTTCAGAATCTTCAAATCATTAGAATTGATAAAGAAAAGAATATTCTCTTAGTAAAAGGTGCTGTTCCCGGACATAGGAACACTCTGCTTACAATTAAAAAAAAGTAA
- the rplD gene encoding 50S ribosomal protein L4, which yields MEAIKYSKIGEKIEEIKLPENLFDAEVNEAVLHEVVTMYHRNQRQGTKSTKSRSDVKCSGRKLYRQKGTGRARAGDAGSPTRVGGGVAFAHKPKNWTKKIPKKKKRLALRSALSSKNEHIFIVEDFDFEKASTKQANEIIKKMDIGFRKCLLLMPDNSSIVRKSFGNLKNFQTSRAQDVHPYLILNSSDIIITENALKMMEETFHE from the coding sequence ATGGAAGCTATAAAATATTCAAAAATAGGTGAGAAGATCGAAGAGATCAAATTGCCCGAAAATCTTTTTGATGCAGAAGTCAATGAAGCGGTTTTGCACGAAGTAGTTACTATGTATCATAGAAATCAAAGGCAGGGAACAAAATCTACCAAGAGTCGCTCGGATGTGAAATGCTCCGGTAGAAAATTATATCGTCAGAAAGGTACGGGTAGAGCCCGTGCTGGTGATGCCGGTAGCCCAACTCGCGTCGGCGGTGGAGTCGCTTTTGCCCATAAGCCAAAGAATTGGACAAAAAAAATACCCAAAAAGAAAAAAAGATTGGCACTTCGTTCTGCATTGAGTAGCAAAAATGAACATATCTTCATTGTAGAAGATTTTGATTTTGAAAAAGCATCTACAAAACAGGCAAATGAAATTATAAAAAAAATGGACATTGGTTTCAGAAAGTGCCTTCTTTTAATGCCGGATAATTCCTCAATCGTAAGAAAATCTTTTGGTAATTTAAAAAATTTTCAAACAAGTCGTGCTCAGGATGTTCACCCATATCTGATTTTAAATTCAAGTGATATTATAATTACTGAAAATGCTCTTAAAATGATGGAGGAGACATTCCATGAATAA
- the rplW gene encoding 50S ribosomal protein L23 → MNKHPRKIILETMFTEKSTHLKEDNNCYIFKVDRTANKIEIKNAIQEIFEVKVRKINTMYYKGKPKTLGRHTGRRPAWKKAAVYLERGESIKEFEV, encoded by the coding sequence ATGAATAAGCATCCACGAAAAATCATTCTCGAAACAATGTTTACTGAAAAAAGCACACATCTTAAGGAAGATAATAATTGCTATATTTTTAAGGTGGATAGAACTGCTAATAAAATTGAAATCAAAAATGCAATTCAAGAAATTTTTGAAGTGAAAGTAAGGAAAATTAATACAATGTATTATAAGGGAAAACCCAAAACATTAGGCAGACATACTGGCAGAAGACCAGCTTGGAAAAAGGCAGCTGTCTATCTTGAAAGAGGTGAATCAATTAAAGAATTTGAAGTTTAG
- the rplB gene encoding 50S ribosomal protein L2, whose protein sequence is MAIKKHKPNTPGQRFYTSDDFEFITASKSEKSLLEKKRRGSGRNSQGRITIRSRGGGHKKIYRKIDFKRYDKKGIPALVHSVEYDPNRSAYIALLFYVDGEKRYIVAPNQIHVGDKIVADEAVEIKSGNSTPVEKIPIGSLVNNVEFTPGKGGQIARSAGTAAQIVAKDGNYVHIKMPSGSIQKIRKECYATIGQIGNIDNNRYCLGKAGRNRWLGKRPHTRGVAMNPVDHPMGGGEGKSSGGRHPISPWGQPAKGYRTRKSKKYSNSYIIKAKKRKKK, encoded by the coding sequence ATGGCAATTAAGAAACATAAACCCAATACACCAGGTCAAAGGTTTTATACCAGCGACGATTTTGAGTTCATTACGGCTTCAAAATCGGAGAAATCTCTTTTAGAGAAAAAGAGGAGAGGATCAGGTAGAAATAGCCAAGGTCGTATTACAATTCGATCTCGTGGTGGCGGGCATAAAAAAATTTATAGAAAGATTGATTTTAAAAGATACGATAAAAAGGGCATACCCGCTCTCGTCCATTCTGTTGAATATGATCCAAACCGTTCGGCTTATATCGCTCTCCTATTTTATGTTGATGGTGAAAAACGATATATTGTTGCTCCAAACCAAATACATGTGGGTGATAAAATTGTAGCTGATGAAGCAGTTGAGATAAAATCAGGAAATTCTACACCTGTAGAAAAAATCCCCATAGGCTCACTTGTGAATAATGTAGAATTTACACCCGGAAAAGGTGGGCAAATAGCTCGAAGTGCCGGCACTGCTGCTCAGATTGTTGCCAAAGATGGAAATTATGTTCATATTAAAATGCCTTCCGGTTCGATTCAAAAAATACGGAAGGAATGTTATGCCACTATCGGACAGATTGGCAATATTGATAATAACAGATATTGTCTTGGAAAAGCCGGAAGAAATCGTTGGCTCGGAAAACGTCCTCACACCAGAGGTGTTGCTATGAATCCGGTTGACCATCCTATGGGTGGTGGCGAAGGAAAAAGTTCCGGTGGACGTCATCCGATATCACCTTGGGGACAACCCGCAAAAGGTTATAGAACCAGAAAAAGTAAAAAGTATTCAAATAGTTATATCATTAAAGCAAAAAAGAGAAAGAAAAAGTAA
- the rpsS gene encoding 30S ribosomal protein S19, translated as MPRSLKKGPFVDDYLMQKIEKLNKKKSKKVIKTWSRRSVVLPDFIGHTIAVHNGKKFVPVYIVEDMVGHKLGEFSPTRIFRGHKRKKGVV; from the coding sequence ATGCCTAGATCATTAAAAAAAGGACCATTTGTTGACGATTATCTCATGCAAAAAATTGAGAAGTTAAACAAAAAAAAATCAAAAAAAGTCATTAAAACTTGGTCCAGACGCTCAGTTGTGTTACCGGATTTTATCGGGCACACTATTGCTGTTCATAATGGAAAAAAATTTGTTCCTGTTTATATCGTTGAAGATATGGTTGGTCATAAGCTGGGAGAATTTTCTCCAACGAGAATTTTTCGTGGACATAAAAGGAAAAAGGGAGTAGTGTAG
- the rplV gene encoding 50S ribosomal protein L22, with protein sequence MEAIAKVKDQKGSATKVRLVADLIRNKKIEEAKSILHFSKKHSAKTVLKVLNAAIANMQVKESKLQLNDLYINKIFIDEGRTMKRTRPRARGMADLIRKRTHHIMISVSDLNLNKEEGAKNGS encoded by the coding sequence ATGGAAGCCATCGCAAAAGTTAAAGATCAAAAAGGTTCTGCAACTAAAGTGCGTCTTGTTGCCGACCTGATTCGAAATAAAAAAATCGAAGAAGCAAAAAGTATTCTTCATTTTTCCAAAAAGCATTCCGCTAAAACAGTCTTAAAAGTTTTGAATGCTGCAATTGCTAACATGCAAGTTAAGGAATCCAAATTGCAGCTAAATGATTTGTATATAAATAAAATTTTCATAGATGAAGGACGCACTATGAAACGCACTCGTCCCAGAGCTCGGGGGATGGCTGATTTGATCAGAAAAAGAACTCATCATATAATGATATCGGTTTCTGATCTAAATCTGAATAAAGAGGAAGGAGCCAAAAATGGGTCATAA
- the rpsC gene encoding 30S ribosomal protein S3, with protein sequence MGHKTHPTGFRIGFNKNWDSVWFADSRKEYIDKFFEDMEITKYIMRRFFGAMVSKVEIKRKTDKLKIIIRTARPGIVIGRKGSEIEKLKQEILTLLKMNSQDDYNKLIIDVREIKRPQIDAELIGQDIARQLEGRISYRRAMKRSMFRAIESGAEGIKIKISGRLNGAEIARTEEYHQGQNPLQTLRANIDYALVEAKTKYGIIGIKIWVCNGELMQIQR encoded by the coding sequence ATGGGTCATAAAACACATCCAACCGGTTTTAGGATTGGTTTTAACAAAAATTGGGATTCTGTTTGGTTTGCCGATTCCCGAAAAGAGTATATAGATAAATTTTTTGAAGATATGGAAATTACGAAATATATTATGAGACGATTTTTCGGCGCTATGGTTTCCAAAGTTGAGATTAAACGAAAAACGGATAAATTGAAAATTATCATCCGCACCGCAAGACCGGGAATAGTCATTGGGAGAAAAGGTTCGGAAATTGAAAAATTGAAACAAGAAATACTCACTCTTCTTAAAATGAATTCTCAAGACGATTATAATAAATTGATAATTGATGTTCGTGAGATAAAAAGACCACAAATTGACGCTGAATTGATTGGTCAGGATATTGCTCGTCAACTCGAAGGTAGAATATCATATAGAAGAGCAATGAAAAGATCTATGTTTCGCGCCATAGAATCTGGTGCTGAAGGTATCAAAATTAAAATTAGTGGCAGATTGAATGGTGCAGAGATCGCTCGCACTGAAGAATATCATCAGGGACAAAACCCACTCCAAACCCTTAGAGCAAATATTGATTATGCATTAGTTGAAGCCAAAACAAAATACGGAATCATCGGAATTAAAATTTGGGTCTGCAACGGTGAATTAATGCAAATTCAAAGATAA
- the rplP gene encoding 50S ribosomal protein L16: MLMPTKVKHRKQQRGRRRGKAYRGNKLTFGEYGIISTETGWIKSRQIEATRISLAHQLKDSGKVWIKIFPDKPCTVKPAETRMGKGKGAPEYWVAVVKPGRVLFELGGLDEEVAKKALRIASHKLPVATKFITRYMI; the protein is encoded by the coding sequence ATGTTAATGCCAACAAAAGTCAAACATAGAAAGCAGCAACGCGGAAGAAGACGTGGAAAAGCTTACCGAGGAAATAAGTTAACTTTCGGTGAATATGGAATAATTTCTACAGAGACTGGATGGATAAAGTCTCGACAAATAGAAGCAACCCGTATTTCTCTTGCTCATCAACTGAAAGATAGCGGAAAAGTATGGATAAAAATTTTTCCGGACAAACCTTGTACTGTCAAACCTGCAGAAACCAGAATGGGTAAAGGCAAGGGTGCCCCAGAATATTGGGTAGCAGTTGTAAAACCCGGTAGAGTCTTGTTTGAGCTGGGAGGCTTGGACGAAGAAGTGGCAAAAAAAGCCCTTCGTATTGCAAGTCATAAACTTCCTGTAGCAACAAAATTTATTACAAGGTATATGATTTGA
- the rpmC gene encoding 50S ribosomal protein L29 — MKTDEIREMNMNELVLEEDDLREQYFNLRFQKLMNRLENTSQLSKIKKNIARVKTIIREKELQIKTIGDQPNS; from the coding sequence ATGAAAACAGATGAAATTAGAGAAATGAATATGAATGAATTAGTTTTGGAAGAAGATGATTTGAGAGAGCAATATTTTAATCTTCGCTTTCAAAAACTGATGAACCGTCTTGAAAATACATCTCAATTGAGTAAAATCAAAAAGAATATTGCTCGAGTTAAAACAATTATTAGAGAAAAAGAGCTTCAAATCAAAACTATTGGCGATCAGCCGAACAGTTAA